The proteins below are encoded in one region of Planctopirus limnophila DSM 3776:
- a CDS encoding phage portal protein: MLTFLADTLARWQTQARYRRRVSEQLLQLVERKTSLKDDDVAGWQQISGSTPQSSLPVGSASAWRASRKLHLRDQARQLVTENPHARNLLRLMEIYVVGAGLELTFQAHRPEDQELANQATRLWKEFLSRNSRHFSPREYARRAWRDGEVFLRLFPMPDGSLEVRFIDPEAIAPLPHAPEDEGIVTLPGDVESVVAYHHVDPLTGQWQGDLPAEEVIHTRMGIDSNERRGISLFAPIIDSLSRFDHWLETELTARKLQASLVLWRKIQGSPAQLSQMAESGHTPRERYLPGSILTTSHTTDLQFLSPNTNFGDAVPLGRLLLLCVAAGAGLPEFMLSSDASNASYSSTMVAEGPAVKLFESEQQFFAREFEQLSRAVLRAAAITRGWPEDLLDRIVPHWSFPQLVNRDRPRERLADVQLVEQGILSRAEVARRDHADPQTMRRELNEEAAPVA; encoded by the coding sequence ATGCTCACATTTCTGGCAGATACCCTGGCTCGCTGGCAGACACAGGCCCGTTACCGGCGCCGTGTGAGTGAACAGCTGCTTCAACTGGTCGAGCGAAAAACCTCGCTGAAAGACGACGATGTGGCTGGATGGCAGCAGATCTCGGGCTCCACACCGCAGAGTTCGCTTCCCGTCGGGAGTGCAAGTGCCTGGCGGGCCTCCCGCAAGCTGCATCTGCGCGATCAAGCCCGGCAACTGGTGACGGAAAATCCCCATGCTCGCAACCTGCTGAGGCTCATGGAGATTTATGTGGTGGGTGCCGGTCTTGAACTCACTTTTCAGGCGCATCGTCCGGAAGATCAGGAACTTGCTAATCAAGCCACCCGGCTGTGGAAGGAGTTTCTCAGTCGGAACTCCCGCCACTTCTCGCCGCGCGAATATGCCCGCCGAGCCTGGCGTGATGGTGAAGTCTTCCTGCGACTTTTCCCCATGCCCGATGGTTCACTCGAAGTTCGATTTATCGACCCCGAAGCGATCGCTCCTTTGCCTCATGCTCCGGAAGACGAAGGGATTGTGACTTTACCTGGCGATGTCGAATCGGTGGTGGCCTATCATCATGTTGATCCACTCACGGGCCAGTGGCAAGGTGACCTTCCTGCGGAAGAAGTGATTCACACGCGAATGGGCATCGATTCCAACGAACGGCGCGGCATCAGTCTCTTCGCTCCTATCATCGATTCACTGTCCCGATTTGATCACTGGCTGGAGACCGAACTGACAGCCCGCAAGCTGCAGGCTTCGCTGGTCTTATGGCGTAAGATTCAGGGTTCACCGGCCCAGCTCTCTCAAATGGCTGAGAGTGGCCATACTCCCCGCGAACGTTATCTGCCGGGAAGTATCCTGACGACATCCCATACCACCGATCTGCAGTTCCTTTCGCCCAATACAAACTTTGGTGATGCCGTCCCGCTGGGTCGATTGCTGCTGCTTTGTGTGGCGGCTGGTGCAGGTCTGCCGGAGTTCATGCTTTCGAGCGACGCCTCGAATGCCTCGTACTCGTCGACGATGGTGGCGGAAGGCCCGGCCGTCAAGCTCTTTGAGAGTGAGCAGCAGTTCTTTGCCCGTGAGTTCGAGCAGTTGAGCAGGGCCGTGTTACGAGCCGCTGCAATCACACGCGGCTGGCCTGAAGATCTGCTCGATCGAATTGTGCCTCACTGGTCATTTCCACAGCTCGTCAATCGAGATCGTCCCCGCGAACGGCTGGCTGATGTGCAACTGGTTGAGCAAGGGATTCTCAGCCGGGCTGAAGTCGCCCGCCGCGATCACGCCGACCCACAGACCATGCGGCGTGAACTCAATGAAGAAGCCGCACCAGTTGCATGA
- a CDS encoding phage major capsid protein, with translation MPHLQPLIASLGPEGFYHKVCTLLNEKQLSVDDFSYYELAEACGVLPELRSTRPLATDLPIPALLRESNPGVNSSLFQVVTAELIGRKVLEGYEDDSGFIGDRLVTVLPSRGRSQKLAGFRALSGPTEVSEGHPYEESTFSEKFITTEEAKRGRILSINEELIAFDQTGEINRRALALGFYLRQERERTIVRAVTDADAGQQRFVYRPSGQGQVLYKADGSHQNVIGPDNITSIDFAESLPLTNWDDIDKVLNYRATQIKDDRIDGAPRPILVPARQILVPEKLRGTARSLVHASEIIVTTEDRETRLANPIRDQFEVLSSPFIDEQGGSALSAWYLGDFKRQFVWTEIWPVQTFLQRETSEGAFDRDVVLRVKARYFGGVSAVDTVFVTKVDGSEE, from the coding sequence ATGCCACACCTGCAACCACTCATCGCTTCACTGGGCCCCGAAGGCTTCTATCACAAGGTCTGCACGCTGCTCAATGAGAAGCAGCTCTCTGTCGATGACTTCAGTTATTACGAACTTGCCGAGGCCTGTGGTGTCCTCCCGGAGCTGCGCTCGACGCGACCACTCGCTACCGATCTACCCATTCCTGCACTCTTGCGAGAATCCAACCCGGGCGTGAACTCGTCGCTCTTTCAAGTCGTTACGGCCGAACTCATTGGCCGCAAAGTTCTCGAAGGCTACGAAGATGATTCCGGTTTCATTGGCGATCGTCTTGTCACGGTTCTTCCCAGCCGGGGAAGATCGCAGAAGCTCGCGGGCTTTCGCGCCTTGAGCGGCCCGACGGAAGTCTCGGAAGGTCATCCCTATGAAGAATCGACCTTCAGTGAAAAATTCATCACGACCGAAGAAGCCAAGCGCGGCCGCATTCTTTCGATCAATGAAGAGCTGATTGCTTTTGACCAGACGGGCGAAATCAACCGCCGGGCACTGGCCCTGGGCTTCTATCTGCGTCAGGAGCGAGAGCGGACGATTGTGCGGGCAGTGACCGATGCCGACGCGGGCCAGCAGCGATTTGTCTATCGACCTTCGGGGCAGGGCCAGGTGCTCTACAAGGCTGATGGTTCGCATCAGAACGTCATCGGGCCAGACAACATCACCTCGATCGACTTTGCCGAAAGTCTCCCGCTCACCAACTGGGACGACATCGACAAAGTGCTCAATTACCGCGCGACACAGATCAAAGACGATCGCATCGATGGTGCTCCGCGACCCATTCTCGTTCCTGCCCGGCAGATACTTGTCCCCGAAAAACTACGCGGCACCGCGCGCAGCCTCGTGCATGCCAGCGAGATCATCGTCACCACCGAAGACCGCGAAACCCGCCTCGCCAACCCTATTCGCGATCAGTTCGAAGTCCTCTCGTCCCCGTTCATTGATGAGCAGGGAGGCAGTGCCCTCTCTGCGTGGTATCTGGGCGATTTCAAGCGCCAGTTCGTCTGGACAGAAATCTGGCCCGTGCAAACCTTCCTCCAGCGGGAAACGAGCGAAGGGGCTTTCGATCGCGATGTCGTCCTGCGGGTGAAAGCCCGTTACTTCGGCGGAGTTTCAGCCGTCGATACCGTCTTTGTCACCAAGGTCGATGGCAGCGAAGAATAA
- a CDS encoding HK97 gp10 family phage protein, giving the protein MNQPLALRIVLQPPPAPGIFPDFQRDQLTPFRQRLVRQTARKLLQRIAQLTPVDTGRAQSSWLLAAQQLQPETAANTATPDLQITEGKIGSLSIITIVNQVPYMPFLELGTSQMSPFAMIRRALLEQIR; this is encoded by the coding sequence ATGAACCAACCCCTGGCACTCCGTATTGTGCTCCAACCTCCACCCGCTCCGGGAATCTTTCCCGACTTTCAGCGCGATCAGCTCACTCCTTTCCGCCAGCGACTCGTTCGTCAGACAGCCAGAAAACTGCTGCAGCGCATTGCCCAGTTGACTCCTGTCGATACAGGCCGGGCTCAATCGAGCTGGCTGCTCGCTGCCCAACAACTCCAGCCCGAAACAGCCGCCAATACCGCAACTCCCGATCTGCAGATCACGGAAGGAAAAATTGGTTCGCTTTCCATCATCACCATTGTCAATCAGGTGCCCTACATGCCCTTTCTCGAATTGGGAACCAGCCAGATGTCTCCCTTCGCCATGATCCGGCGGGCACTACTCGAACAGATCCGCTGA